The following proteins are encoded in a genomic region of Canis lupus baileyi chromosome 30, mCanLup2.hap1, whole genome shotgun sequence:
- the LOC140621319 gene encoding keratin-associated protein 14-like, with the protein MSYGCCSGNFSSQSLGGFLNYPGSFCGSSYPSNLFCGTNFRSPRTFQLGSSLNSDCQEIGCEPTGCRTSYLVSSPCQTSCYPSRTSMLYGPCQTTYTGSLGFGSSGFQSFGCGSPSLGFGWSGFPSVGCGPSAFSSLGCRSSFYRPTYLSSRSCQSTAYQPTCGSGFF; encoded by the coding sequence ATGTCCTACGGCTGCTGCTCAGGAAACTTCTCCTCCCAGTCCCTTGGGGGGTTCCTGAACTACCCAGGATCTTTCTGTGGCTCTTCCTACCCCAGCAACCTGTTCTGCGGCACTAACTTCCGCTCTCCCAGAACCTTCCAGTTGGGATCCTCTCTCAACAGTGACTGTCAGGAGATCGGCTGTGAACCTACCGGCTGCCGGACGTCCTACCTGGTGTCCAGCCCCTGCCAGACATCCTGCTACCCCTCGAGGACCTCCATGCTCTATGGTCCCTGCCAGACGACTTACACTGGGTCTCTGGGCTTTGGCTCCAGTGGCTTTCAATCTTTTGGTTGTGGCTCTCCCTCTCTGGGCTTTGGATGGAGTGGTTTCCCATCAGTGGGCTGTGGTCCCAGTGCTTTTTCATCCCTGGGTTGTAGATCCAGCTTTTACCGTCCAACTTACCTCTCTTCTAGAAGCTGCCAGTCTACTGCTTACCAGCCAACCTGTGGATCTGGCTTCTTCTAA